The following is a genomic window from Benincasa hispida cultivar B227 chromosome 7, ASM972705v1, whole genome shotgun sequence.
TCTTAATTTCCTCTATTACATTGTGAAACACAGGCCAGAATCTGATGTCTACAGCCAAGCAGCTTCTAACCTGGTTGCTGGTAGTAACTTGGAGGAGACTATCCAACAGATACTTGACATGGGCGAAGGTGTTTGGGATAGGGACACTGTTGTTCGAGCTCTTCGTGCTGCTTACAATAATCCAGAAAGGGCTGTTGATTACCTTTATTCTGTAAGTCTACCTGCAGGCgttattttttgttattgttcCAGTTCTACTGTTATTCTTTCTTGTCTCATTATATTTTAGCCAGTTCTTTTTTGAGGTTTTCCTTCAGCTGGGGTATGGACCTTGAGCTTGTAATTGTAGTTGCTATTGCTTGATGCTCTTGTGTAGTGATTGAATTGTGAATGGTCAGACTTTTATCTCCAAGTTTAATTGGTTCAGAATGTATTGTCTGAACAAAACTATCTCATATATAGGGAATACCTGAACAAGTTGAAGCCCCACCTGCTCGAGTTCCGTCTACCGTGCAGGCAACCAACCCTTCTGCTCAATCTGCACAGTCAGCCCAACCTGCATCTGTGCCATCAACTGGCCCAAATGCTAATCCATTAGATCTCTTTCCTCAGGTAGGAAAAGATAAATTAAGCAACTTGAGAGGCTTGTTTGAATGTCAAGTTTGTCAGGAAAAGTTAAATTCAAACGATTCTctagtttttttaaaacttgCAAGTTTACGAACCTAATCGTTTTTACTTCAGGGTGTGCCTAATATAGCTTCAGGAGCTGTTGGTTCCGGCAGTCTTGATTTTCTACGAAATAGTCCTCAGGTTCCTCTCTTTCCTAATTCTCCCAAGCCGGCACATTCGCTTTATATGTTGTGCCCGCCTCTGAAAATGTGTTTTTTTCCTATCTCAGTTCCAAGCTTTGCGAGCAATGGTGCGAGCTAACCCTCAGATACTCCAGGTTCTTCATCTACTGCTATTCATatctttttctaaatttgagGTTCATTACTTTGATTTTCACGGGTTCCTTTCCTTGATTTTGTTTCAGCCTATGCTTCAAGAGTTGGGTAAACAAAATCCTCAGCTGATTAGGCTTATTCAAGATCATCAACCTGACTTCCTCCGCTTGATCAATGAGCCCCTTGAAGGAGAAGGGTTCGGCTTTTTTATCTCACTTCTCATTTTGAAACAAAGATGGAAGTTTATTAATGAATAATATCTAAAAACTTGTTCAGGAATATACTCGGGCAACTTGCTGAGGCTATGCCGCAGGCTATAACTGTAACTCCAGAGGAGCGTGAAGCCATTCAACGGGTTAGTTTACCTTCTCCAGTACTGTTTTAGAGAGAATTCTATATATGTATGTAcgtttgtatatatatatatatgattgcGATGTTTCATTTACCAATTATCAATTAGGGTGGatttggttaaattacaagGGAAGTCCACTCTCAAGTTTGTGTCTTATCCATGTAAAAACTGTTCTAATAtgtttttgaactttaaaaatatctaaaaatgtctaataggtcattaaacttttaattttatgtcttatAGGTCTCCAATATCTTTTAAGATTTCAAAAGTTAACCAATCTATTGTGAATATAAAATtgaactttattttctttttgaacttcCAATTTTATGAATAGTAGGGTccggatttaaaaaaaaaacatctaataAATCAATGAATTATTAGACACAATTGAACATATAGGGAcctattttcaaataattgaaaGATTAAGATTCtataaaatactttttaaagtttaaggaccaaGTAAATATAAACTTGAAAGTTGTGAGACTTACTAGACACTTTTATATAAATGCACCAAATAGAGACGAACTTCgaataaaccaattttaactCAAAAGAAAGGATGGTTTCATAATTGATATTTGCGATTACTATATTATTGTTGATATTTATTTGTGTTCGTTTCCCTACAGCTTGAGGATATGGGTTTCGACAGAGGTCTAGTCGTGGAGGTTTTCTTCGCCTGCAACAAAAACGAGGAAATGGCTGCCAACTACCTTTTAGATCATATCCACGAATTTGAGGGTAATCAGAACTAGGCCATTCCCCTGCCGATTTTAATAAACCCCAAAACGAAAACAAAAAAGTATATGAAAAAGACAGCGAATCCAAcatcaaaacaaaaaagaaaggaatCTGTATTTATCCGTCGTGCTTCCCTCTTAATCTCTGTCTATCTTTTTTCGCCTTTGGCAACATTGTGAATTGTGTTTGCTGTGAACATAGATGTGAAGATGcgttttatcttttttatttttaattcgcAACTCAATACTTCGAGCCTTGTCATTTTAGTTtctactttcttttctttttcttctatccCTTTACTTgactctctttctctttttcccttgacattttctttgttttctccGTCCTTTTTTGGTCGGCAATTTTCTTTTACCGAAATTGGATTCTATAATTTTGACAGTGATCACTTGGGCTAAAGGATCAAACACATTGATCTGTTGTGGTTGAAAAATCAATACGATTATACTAACTTTATTCAAATATACAGTACATGAATCcaaactatttttaaatttcacacTAGAGTGTTTCTTAGATAAAGAGTGTTTCTTTTGTCCAGAAGTTACAAAAAGGTTTATCATTATATCtgaatccaaaattaattatgtttcttttataaatggACATTGGGGAGTTAGAATGATTTATCTCATCCCATTTGGTACTACCGTTTACATCAGTTACATTCATATATTATGTCCCTCGCTTTAAAATTTCGGTTGTGATCCGACgtaaatttcaataatacttgAAAATCCTTTCCGTACAACGATTGCATCCAATATTTGGTCAAAGAAGTCTCTTTCCCCATTTGTTTAAGAATGAAAGtctgaaaaatcaattaaaatttatgttttggcAATTTATTTGAACGGTCATCTGTGGTCTGTTCGACTTGGAGGTTTCTTGTATCTTTCCAGATCTGGACGGAGATATTTggcaattttgaattttgacttGTAAtttatagactatttaaatttttgaCACGTTTTTAAATCTTTAACGGTGTTAACGAATCTAACTTATGCATCTCACTTTTAACGAGAATGCCAAACGATCATTGATCGACATCTgtatagaaaattaatttggtaaCTGACAAGTACAAAGATGGGAGAGACGTGTCGCTGATAATTCAGCATGTCCCAAGTTTCTAACAAGTTCTCCAACTGAAATAACGGGAAATTAGTGGTACACCTTCATGGACCATACAccactttctctctcttttctctctctctcctctatTCAgcgtttcaaaattttcaaaattctgtTGGACAAACCGCATCCGTAGCGAACTTCCCAACTTCCCAAACCCacgaaagaagaaaataaaaggcaaCATTCATTCAATTCCCCAGTTTCAACGATAGATTCTTCACAGAAGAAAAAAGCGAAGTTGAAATTCTTTGCATTACTTGCAAATTCCCAACAGGGTTCCCATCACTTTCTTCTCTCAGTGTCTCCATTTCTCTGAAGTTTCCAATGACCCTGTGAAAACTTTTATGTATAATGGTGGTGGGTGTGGCGGTGGATTTTGAGGGCGCATAAAAATGGATGATGGTGCGACCCCTCTTACTGCCATAGCCGAGTCCTTCGAAGGGCTTGCCAAATTAGTAAATTCTTTGAAAGATTCCTCTCAAGAACTCCGATTGGATACGCTTTGTGATGCTTGTTCTCTCGTTTCTGTACTTTTCAGTTCTCTTGGCCTTGCCTTCAAATTCGCTGAGTTAGAGTACGTCTCCAAGGTTATATTCCTCTAATTCTTCATCTTTTATTTCGTTTCTTTACCTAAGTTGCAAAtagattgaaatttgaatgatgaaTGGTCTTTGGAATTCAAATGGAATCACCCCATCTTGATGGTTTTTTTCTTTCAGGTGCGTGATCTTGTGGAAGCTTCCAAGAAGCACGAGACATTGCATACAATACTTGATGCTGATATTGCAAATGATACAGTAAAAACGCCCGGAAGCCATACTCGCAATCTGCGTCGAGTTCGGCAAGGATTGGACCTTGTTAGAGCTCTGTTTGAACAGTTCATGTCCACTGAGTAAGTTCTGTAACCCTTTTTCTCTTACTTTATGCAATCAAAGATGGAAGTTATGGTTTCACTAGGGAATTTCTCTGAATGTTTTAATGTCTGAACTCTGCAGTGAAAATCATTTCCTTTTTTGTCAATGGTTCTTTGAAGTTCATCTAAATTTGTTGCATTTTTCCTCACCAAATGAACAAACGACCAAGTGATGAATTTTCTCAccctttttaaagaaaaattgctTTTGTAGTTATGTTTTGATCCTTCGTTTGACCTGTTCTCCTAACGTAGTTCATATAGGCAGGCATCAGGGATCAAATTCTACTTTCATCTTTTCTAATGTAATGTAATATTGTTTGCAGGAGAAAAAACTTGAATAGTAGCAATTCTAACATCATATCAAAACATGAGATTTTATTTAAACCTCGTCATaccatttctctctctctctctctctgaacTCCTAACCTTTTGATTGATAACATATGCCTAAATTAATTGAACCTTTGATTGATTATGCCTAAATCAGTTGAGTTATGTCTAGTTTACGGCGTTCAAATTTACATCCCACTTGTTAGATTTTCCATGACCAATTTGAAAGTTGACATTGGTGAATAATGCAAAGGCCATAacttatttgaatatttttagTATAACAGGATGAGGAATTCGAATCACTAGGTCTGTTAGCACATACTTGTGTCAACTAAGCCCAATAacttatttgaatatttttagtacaatggaatgaaatattcaaactaaAGACCTCTTGATCGTCAACGCATACTTGTGCCAACTAACTCGAGCTTTGGCCGTAACTTATTTATGCTTGTGTCTTTAGTGAATACTCGTTAAGGGAAGCTGCCTCAACAGCTTATACCCAAGTTTGTGCACCCTACCACAGCTGGACAGTTAGAACAGCCGTTTCTGCTGGAATGTATACTCTTCCAACAAGGGAGCAGCTTCTAATAAAGCTTAACGAGACCAGTATGCTCATTTCATTTACTCTTCCTAATTATAGCACTAAATATGTTGTATCCACAAGTAAATTTACAGCACTTTTTTCACCATTACAGATCAGTCGGCACAGAAGAAAATGAGAAGGTATATCGATGCTTCGGGTCCAGTTATAGAATATATTGACAAGCTTTACATTTCTAGGAAGATCACCTTGGACTGGTGACTTTTCACCTCCTGTAGACAATTGATTCTTCACTAATCCTGTCTAAGCAAAGCAGCTCATCTCAACAGAGTTGGTAACAAAAAAAAGGTTGAAGGATATGATTTCAACATAACTATTGTCCTTTGAAATACACATTTTGTTTAGTGTTATTgtctgtatatatatatttgaattcatAACATGTCAGATTGTATCTGAATATCGGACAAATCATCCTAAAAGGTCACAGTACCTTTCAATTTGAGTATAAAGCAAAAGGGAAAAGATGGTGAATTTTGGATAAGTGGAAGGATATGATTTCAATATAAACTATTGAAGCACTTCTTTAAACATCTAAACAGAGAGGCACGAGTTTAAAGGTTATAGAAGCTGCTTAAGAAACTGTAGTGTTCTCTAGGCATGAATTAAATAAACCCTTGACAAACCAACATGTAATGGCTGGCTGTGGTTTCATGAACGCCAAATATCTTTGTCAAATGGATAAAACCATCTTTCTTCATCCATTGAGTTTCTACCAATTACATTCCCGTACGCAACAAACTTAGAAAGAGTAAATCAACTCATTATTGCTCTTCAAACCTTTtagaaatagaaacaaatatgaaGTATATCAAAATAAAGTATCAATAAGGAGCTCGTGCACAAAAAGGATTCCTCTGGGGCTCTATTTAACTTAAACTTCCGTCACTCCgtagctaaaaaaaaaaacaaaagaacttTGCTTTTTCCTTCTCCCTGCAGTCAAGTTTTAATTGATGTTCAAAATTTGCAAACGAAGACTTTCTACAAGGTCAGGCTTTCTGGATTCTCAACTATCTTTGCGAAGGTCTGAAGGAAGCCAGCCAAGTCAGCGCCATAAACTATTCGGTGATCAGCAGTCACATTCACCTGCAAAATGCAGAATTTGCCAGTCAGTTCTGTTTCACAGAAGACGTCTATACACTAGAAAGGATTCCTGCTAGCGTCCACTAGATAAGAAGCTTTGCTCACCACACcagaacaaaataaaataattatagaaTGAATAACAAGAATTGCTCTGCACTAAATTACTACCATAAGTACAGATAAATTTTACCAAACCTCTGAATCGTGGAGATATGCAACATAGTTATGTACGGAGCTATCTCTAATAATGTTCAGAGGGGCAAGTTTGGCACCTTCAATCCAATTCAAGAAGCTTTTGCCTATATTACGTATGGATGACCAATTCTTAAGAACAGAGTGTAAGTTTGTGGTTTCATGAGTTTAGGCAGAGGTGTGTCGTATACCAAAACCAACATTAGGCCGGGCACCCACCATAGGGTTCTCAGTATCACCAACCAACATAAAATCATATATTCAGTGGCTTCAAGACTGACAAACCAAACTGAAGCTATTACATTTAGAGGAAAGAAGCATTGCTCAGCAGATATCCAATCTCGAGCAGGCTATGCCTAAAAAGACCAAAATCAATGTTCACAAGGAGGGTAAAGTACCCTTTCTTGGGAAGACTTCTGGGAAGGTTAAATAGATTTCTCTCATAGAAAAGAAACTTGCTTTTATTAGCCAATGTTGTATTCCCTCTTCTTGATGGAACCTCAATATCAGAAGGAATCTTAATGATAGAGGCTAAATGACTTCTCCTTGGGCACTAGTGGTGACTCCTGGGATAGGGTGCAAGGACAAATCTGACCTCTTCTGTACCAAGGGCTCTTCATTCCCTTTCTAGCTTCACTTGCAATTGCATTTGGAATGCAGAAcccaataaaaaagaaaggcTTTCAAAGGGAACTCATTCTTGCTGGTGTCACTGTCAACACCCAAGAAAAAGTCGAAGCCAGAAATCCTAACACTGTTTTTCTCCAAGTTAGGATACTACTATACAAAACATATCAATAGATATTAGATAGTAAAAGGATACGGATCAAAATCACATCTAACAGATCTCATACTTGCATGTCATTTTCAAGCAAATAAAACTAGTTCCTGTACATTTAAGCACAGGCATGTCTATTCCCACGCTTTACTTAACCCAAGAACCCCCTTAAAGTAGATAACTTGGAATATACTGAGAatcattgtgttgatcatcATCCATGAATACAGTTCAGTATAGTTTAGATGTCTTATTGGCTTAGATGGCTTAGACGGTTTATTGGCTTAATAAGTTTTTCTTAAGATTAGAGACTGTACAGTAACTAACCTTAAATTCAGCATTCATAATAAATAGAGATGAGCACAGGAACAAAATGTTAGAAGAAACAGAACTCACCAACATTTTACTTTTCACGCTAAAAAAGCCATCAGCATCAGTGACAACAGTCGGCTTTGATGCTCCAACGGCCATGATAGCTCCCTGACGTAGTGTGGAATAATCAACACAAAACACAGAAATAAAGgaaccagaaaaaaaaaaaaaaaccattgcTTACGTATAAGTAGCCTAACTCTCATTACTCACCTGGCCAGGAGGAAGTATAGCATCGAACCTGTCCACTCCAAACATGCCCAGATTGGAAAGAGTAAAAGTTCCTGCAGGCAGTATTATTCAATTTCACTCCGCCTCATAGGTTGAGTAAAATCAAACACACACTCTCACACAGAGAGGGAAGTGTTAATACCTGAATTATATTCATGGGGCTGAAGCTGCTTGGATCTAGCTTTCTCAACCAATTCTTTCCATTTTTGAGACAGTAGATAGAGGTCCAACTGCaatgaataaaaaacaaataagcAGTTACCCAAGAGACCGATATATTTAACATGCCACGGTACATCCAAGGATATTAATTCACAATGTAATCAACTTGCCTTATCTGCATCCTGAAGAACAGGTGTTATCAATCCACCATTGATAGCCACGGCTACTGCAATATTTATGTTACTATTATACGTAAAGCTTTTCCCGTCTTTACAGCTTGCAT
Proteins encoded in this region:
- the LOC120081704 gene encoding ubiquitin receptor RAD23d, yielding MKIFVKTLKGSHFEIEVQPADTVADVKKNIETVQGADVYPAAQQMLIHQGKVLKDSSTLEENKVAENSFIVIMLTKNKSSSGGTSSTTQAAPVAKAPQSTAPAPAATPVSTSEVPLPTSALPAAVTDSSPPAPASAAAAAAAPAPAPAPAATVLPESDVYSQAASNLVAGSNLEETIQQILDMGEGVWDRDTVVRALRAAYNNPERAVDYLYSGIPEQVEAPPARVPSTVQATNPSAQSAQSAQPASVPSTGPNANPLDLFPQGVPNIASGAVGSGSLDFLRNSPQFQALRAMVRANPQILQPMLQELGKQNPQLIRLIQDHQPDFLRLINEPLEGEGNILGQLAEAMPQAITVTPEEREAIQRLEDMGFDRGLVVEVFFACNKNEEMAANYLLDHIHEFEGNQN
- the LOC120081682 gene encoding ACD11 homolog protein; protein product: MDDGATPLTAIAESFEGLAKLVNSLKDSSQELRLDTLCDACSLVSVLFSSLGLAFKFAELEYVSKVRDLVEASKKHETLHTILDADIANDTVKTPGSHTRNLRRVRQGLDLVRALFEQFMSTDEYSLREAASTAYTQVCAPYHSWTVRTAVSAGMYTLPTREQLLIKLNETNQSAQKKMRRYIDASGPVIEYIDKLYISRKITLDW